The segment GCGCAGTCCGCCCTCCGAGTACCGCACGCGGGCGAACGGCTCCGACGGTTCGGCGGCCGCGGCGCCGGGCGGATCGGACGGAGGCACCACCCGGCCCGCCAGCGCGCACGTGGCGGCGAGCCATGCCGTGAGGATCGCTGCGGACCATCGGGTGCGGCTTCTCATGGTGCTCGACTCCAAGGGGCGTCGGCGGCCCCGCAGAGCCCGATGCAAGATCCGTTCCCCGCTCCAGGCCGTCGCCCGGCGGCACGCGCTCCCGGCGCCGGGCGGGGCGGGCGTCGAGGCCGATGTCGCGCCCGGCCGAGGTGCGCGACCGGCGCTGGCCGCAGGGTCGCCCCCAACGCGCTGCCGCGGTGGCGGTTGCGCGCGGTCCGCCCGGCCGGGCGACTGTTCGCCCCGATCGGATCTCGGGGCGCCGCGCCCTCTCGCTTCCCGCCGGCCGGCCGGCGCCGCCGGCTCGGGATGCGTCCTCCGGCCAGGACGGGCGTCCCCGCCCGAGGACGGTCCCTTCCCGCCGCGCGCACCGTTTGCCCCCCGGGTGGAGCGGTGTTAGCGTCCACTTTCGACAGGGTTGCGGTCGGACCCGTTGGCCGGAGGCCCAGCGTCGCATGGCTTTGCGCAACGTCGTCGTCTATCCCCATCCCGCCCTCTCGAAGCGCGCCGAGGAGGTTCGGGCCTTCGACGAGGAGCTCGCCCGCCTGGCAGCCGACATGATCGAGACGATGCACGCGAACTCCGGGGTCGGGCTGGCGGCGAACCAGGTGGGGGTCCTCGTGAGGCTGATGGTCGTGGATCTGTCGGCAGGCGAGGACCCGGACGGCGCCCGCGTCTTCGTCAACCCGGAGATCCTCGAGGCGGAAGGGGAGCAGTCGGGGGAGGAGGGCTGCCTGTCGTTCCCCGGACTGTTCGAGATCGTCACGCGGCCGGCGAAGATCCGGTACCGCGCCTGCGACCTCCGAGGAAATCCGTTCGAGGGTGAGGCGGAGGGTTTTCTGGCGCGCGCGATCTGCCACGAGATCGACCACCTGGACGGAATCGTGTTTCTGAAGCGGATGTCCCCGCTCAAAAGGCGCCTGGCCCTCAAGAAGATCGAACGGCTCGTGCGCCAAGGCGAGTGGCCCCGGGAGGGCGTCGCGGGAGGCTCGGCCTGACGGCGAGTCCGCCGGACCGACGATGCGCGTCGTTTTCTTCGGCACCCCCGAATGGGCCGTCCCCTTCCTGGAGGCGCTGGCCGCGTCGCGCCACGAGGTGGATGCGGTCGTGACGGCGCCCGATGCGCCCGTGGGGCGCTCGCGGCGGCCGCAGCCACCTCCGGTCAAACGCGCGGCGGCCGAACTGGGGATCGCGCCGGTTCTCCAACCGGCGACGCTCAAGGACCGGGGGGCGCGCGAGGAGATCCTCCGCTTCGGCAGCGACGCCCTCGTGGTGGTGGCGTACGGCCGGATCCTGCCCGGACGGCTTCTCGACGCACCCCGCCACGGCGCCGTGAACGTCCACTTTTCGTTGTTGCCGAGGCATCGGGGCGCGAGCCCTGTCCAGCACGCGATCCTGCACGGCGACAAGAGGACGGGTGTGACGACGATGCTGATGACCCGCGGCCTCGACGAGGGGCCGATCCTCCTCCAGCAGGCCACGACCATCGGCGAGCGGGAAACGGCGGGCGAACTGGGTGCGCGGCTGGCGGTCATGGGCGCGCCGCTGCTCGTGGAAACGCTCGACCGGCTGGAGGAGGGAACGCTCCTGCCGACACCGCAGCCTCCCGACGGCGTCTCGCTCGCCCCGCGCCTCACCCCCGACATGGGCCGGGTGGCCTGGGACCGGCCCGCAGCCGAGATCGACCGGATGGTTCGCGCCTTCGACCCGTGGCCGCCGGTCGTGACGTGGGGCCCCCGCGGGCGCCTCCGGCTGCTCGAGGTCCGACCCGCGGACGAGCCGGCACCGGAGGGGGCTCGTCCGGGCGAGGTCCTGGGACGCCGGGGTGATTCAGCCCTGGTGGCGTGCGGCGGGGGCACGGTGCTCGAACTCGCGCGCCTCCAGCCGGACGGGGGCCGGCCGATGACGGGCGCCGCCGCCCTGGCCGGGCGTCACCTGCGGGAAGGCGGGCGGCTCGGCAGCGGGCCGTGAGCGAGCGCGGCGTCCCCGCCCGGATCGCCGCCGCCACCGTGCTCGCCGCGGTCGAGCGCGGGGGCTGGTCCGACCGGTTGCTGCAGTCGCGCGAGGAGGACCTCGACGATCCGCGCGACCGGCGGCTGGTCCACAGGCTCGTTCTGAGCGCCCTCCGGTGGCAGGGAGCGATCGACGCCGTACTGGCACCGCGGGTCTCCCGGCCGCTCGAGCGGCTCCCGGCCCTGCTGCGCGCCTGTCTCCGGATCGGGGCCGCGCAGCTGCTCGTCCTCGATCAGCCGCCCCACGTCGCGGTCGCCACGGCCGTCGGGGCGGCGCGCGCCCTCGCGGGTGCCGGGGCAGGAGGTCTGGTGAACGCGGTCCTTCGGAGACTCGGGCGGGACCGGCCGGCGCTGGACGAAACCAGGACCGTTCCCGGGTGGCTCCTCGAAAGGTGGGAGATCGCGCGCGGCCCCGAGGAGGCACGCCGCGCGCTGGCCGCGCTCAATCGCCCGGCCCGGGCCTTCCTGGTCGCCCGTCCGGCCGCGGGTGGGCGGGAGACACTGGCGCGCCGCCTGCGGGAGGAAGGGGTGGAGACGACCGCCTCCCCCTGGCACCCGGAGGGCCTTTCCGTCACGAGGGGAGCGCCGCAGCTCACCTCCGCCTTCCGGCGGGGAGAATTCGTCCTTCTCGATCCGGCCGCCGCGCTGGTGGCCCGGCTCGCCGCGCCGTCGCGTCCCGGACCGCTGGCCGACGTCTGCGCCGCGCCCGGAGGGAAGGCGATCCTCCTGGCGGACCGATCTCCGGACCGCCGGCTGGTCGCCCTCGAGCGGCACCTCCGCCGGGCGGCCGAGCTCGCCGATCGCCTGCGGACGGCGGTGCCGCGGGCGGCCGTGGTGCGGGCGGACGCGACCGCGCCCTGCCTGCCAGCCGGCCGGTTCGCCGCCGTCCTCGTGGACGCCCCGTGCAGCGGCACCGGCACGTTGCGGCGGCGCCCTGAACGGCGCCACCGCGTGACCCCGCGCGACGTGTCGCGCTGCGCGGAACAAGCCTTCCGGCTGCTGGAGGCCTCGGCCGCTCTGGTGGCGCCGGGGGGCGCGATCGTCTACGCCGTCTGCAGCCTGGAGCCGGAGGAGGGGCCGGAGGTCGTGGAGCGCTTCCTGGCGAGGCGGCCGGGTTTCGCGCCGGAGGATCCCACGCCGTGGCTGGGCCCGGACGCGGCACCGGCGATCGGGACCGGCCCTTGGCCCCATCTGGACACGTGGCCGAGGCTGGAGGAGCTGGACGGCTTCTTCGCTGTTCGGCTCCGCCGGACAGGGGGGGCGCCGCGCGGGTGAACCCCCGCGGTCTCGGTCCGCGGCCCGCCGTTTCCAGCGTAAATTGGGACGGGATCCTCGGGCGGGCGCTGGGAGGCTCGAAGCGGATGCGGGGAGGGAGATTCGCGTTCGCCCTGGTCTTGGCCGCGGCTTTCGGCGCGGCCGCGGCGCGCGGCCAGGTGGTGCGGCAGATCACCGACGAGAAGACGGTCGCCGCGGGGCCCGGAGCGCTGGACGATGCCGGGACGACGCTGTTCACCGGAAGCACCGACGATCCGCTCGGCACCAATCCGGACCACGCCGCCCAGATCTTCCGCTTTCCGGCGGCGGGAGGCCCACCGGTCCAGCTCACCTTCGCGCCCCGGGGAGCGGCGGGCCTGGTGAGCGTCAGCGACGACGGGCAGTGGGTCGCCTTCGCCTCGCCGGCCGACCTGACGGGGTCGAACCACGACCAGAGCGCGGAGCTGTTCGTCATGCGCTCCGACGGGACGGGGCTCGTTCAGCTCACGTCCGATCCGGCGGTCAACGGAGGGAGCGTGACCGCCGCGATGATCTCGGGCGACGGCTCGCGGATCGCGTTCGTTTCGAACAGCGACCCCCTGGGTGAGAACCCGCAGGGAGTGCCTCAGCTGTTCGTGATCGGCCGCGACGGGACCAACCTCCGGCAGTTGACGCACTTCTCCGACGGCAGCTTCGGTTCGATCTCGATCAGCGACGACGGCACGCGTCTGGCCTTCTCCCACGACGGCGATCCGTTCGGGAGCAACCCCGACCGCGGACGGGAGGTCTTCACCGTTCTCGCCGACGGGACGAACTTGCTCCAGATCACGACCACTTCCGCCGGCTACGCTTCCGATGCGCCGGCGCTCTCCGGGGACGGGACGCGCATCGCGTTCCAGTCCGACGGCGATTTGACCGGGGGGAATCCGCTGCACCAGACGGAGATCTTCGTGGTCGACTGGGGCGGCGCCAACCTCCGGCAGTTGACGCACACGCAATCCCTTGTCGGCGTGACCGGGGAACCACAGTCGGCCTCTCCGGCGATCACGGATGACGGAGGCACGATCTACTTCCACTCGAATCACAACACCTTCTTCGTCAACCCCGATGGAAACTTCGAGATCTTCCGGATCGGCGCCGACGGATCCGGACTCACCGCGCTCACCGACTCGCTCCTGTCGCTCGGCAACGTCGCGCCCACCGTCTCCGGTTCGGGCAACCGGGTCGCCTACTTCGCCCTCGGGTCGTCCAGCGGCCTCGAGACGATGGACGGATCCGGTGGAGGCGTGGCGCGCCTGGTGACGTTCCGGCTGGTGTTCAACGAGCAGCCCGATTTGAGTCCCGACGGCGCCGTGGTGGTTTTCGTGCGGAGAACGGGGCTCTTCGGCCCCGCGGAGCTCTACCGCGCGGCGCCCGACGGCAGCGGGGTCGCGCCGGTGACCGCCTTCGGCGGAGGTACGGTGGCCGGGCCTTCGATCGCGGGGGACGACACCACGGTGGCTTTCTCCTCGACCGCGGATCCACTCGGAACCAATGCGGACGGCTCGGAGGAGATCTTCGTCATTCGCACCGACGGCACCGGTCTCCGGCAGTTGACCGACGGCCCCGCGGGGACGAACTCGGCGAGGCCTGCCATCGCCCGGGGCGGCAGCCTGATCGTCTTCGACTCGGATGCGGACCTGGTGGGAAGCAATCCGCAGGGTGCCCGGCAGATCTACGCGGTGGCCCCCGACGGCACCGGGCTGGTGCAACTCACCGCCGCTCCGGCGGGCACGGCGGCGCGGGCCCCGCGCGTCGATGCGGCGGGGAGTTGGGTGGTCTTCGAGTCCGACGCCGATCTTCTGGGTGCGAATCCCGATGGCGGATACGAGGTCTTCCGCGTCCGGAGCGATGGGAGTGGACTCGAGCAGCTCTCGGCGGTCGATGCGGGCGACGCGCGACATCCCGACATATCCGACGACGGCGCGCGCGTCGCCTACGACGCCACCGGCGATCCTCTCGGGACGAACCCGGAAGGGAACTCGGAGATCTACCTCTACGACAGCACGACGGGACTGACGAGGCAGCTCACCGACAGCGTGGAAGGCGATTCGCGCGAGCCGAGGCTGAGCCGCGCCGGCGAGTACGTCTACTTCGTCACCGATGCGCCGTTCGCCGAGGCCGACCCGGACC is part of the Acidobacteriota bacterium genome and harbors:
- the def gene encoding peptide deformylase, whose product is MALRNVVVYPHPALSKRAEEVRAFDEELARLAADMIETMHANSGVGLAANQVGVLVRLMVVDLSAGEDPDGARVFVNPEILEAEGEQSGEEGCLSFPGLFEIVTRPAKIRYRACDLRGNPFEGEAEGFLARAICHEIDHLDGIVFLKRMSPLKRRLALKKIERLVRQGEWPREGVAGGSA
- a CDS encoding methionyl-tRNA formyltransferase — its product is MRVVFFGTPEWAVPFLEALAASRHEVDAVVTAPDAPVGRSRRPQPPPVKRAAAELGIAPVLQPATLKDRGAREEILRFGSDALVVVAYGRILPGRLLDAPRHGAVNVHFSLLPRHRGASPVQHAILHGDKRTGVTTMLMTRGLDEGPILLQQATTIGERETAGELGARLAVMGAPLLVETLDRLEEGTLLPTPQPPDGVSLAPRLTPDMGRVAWDRPAAEIDRMVRAFDPWPPVVTWGPRGRLRLLEVRPADEPAPEGARPGEVLGRRGDSALVACGGGTVLELARLQPDGGRPMTGAAALAGRHLREGGRLGSGP